The following are from one region of the Sulfurimicrobium lacus genome:
- the proB gene encoding glutamate 5-kinase has product MKSILANSKRLVVKVGSSLVTNSGAGLDHAAIANWAEQIARLKEMGREVVLVSSGAVAEGMQRLGWKKRPSAVHELQAAAAVGQMGLVQVYESCFRKHSLHTAQILLTHDDLSDRKRYLNARTTLRTLLELNVIPIINENDTVVTDEIRFGDNDTLGALVTNLIEADTLVILTDQSGLFSADPRKDPTATLIQEATAGEAELEKMAGGAGSDIGRGGMLTKILAAKRAMRSGAHTIIASGRERDVLVRLAQGEAIGTQLIAQTMPIAARKQWLADHLQVRGRVMLDEGATKALCLEGKSLLPIGVCEVSGDFERGEVVTCIDRDGREIARGLINYAAGEARKIMRHASVEIEPILGYVDEPELIHRDNLVLL; this is encoded by the coding sequence ATGAAATCCATACTCGCGAATTCCAAACGCCTGGTCGTCAAAGTCGGCAGCAGCCTGGTCACCAACAGCGGCGCCGGGCTGGATCATGCCGCCATCGCCAACTGGGCCGAACAGATTGCCCGCCTCAAGGAGATGGGACGTGAAGTGGTGCTGGTCTCCTCCGGTGCAGTAGCCGAGGGCATGCAACGCCTGGGTTGGAAAAAGCGCCCCAGCGCGGTACACGAACTGCAAGCGGCAGCCGCAGTCGGCCAGATGGGATTGGTGCAGGTGTACGAAAGCTGCTTCCGCAAACATAGCCTACACACCGCACAAATATTACTGACCCACGACGACTTGTCCGACCGCAAGCGCTACCTCAACGCACGCACCACGCTGCGCACCCTGCTCGAACTGAACGTTATCCCGATCATCAACGAAAACGACACCGTCGTGACCGACGAAATCCGCTTTGGCGACAACGACACGCTCGGCGCTCTGGTGACCAACCTGATCGAAGCCGACACGCTGGTCATCCTCACCGACCAATCCGGCCTGTTCAGTGCCGATCCGCGCAAAGACCCGACGGCCACCCTGATACAGGAAGCCACAGCCGGTGAAGCTGAACTGGAGAAAATGGCCGGCGGCGCAGGCAGCGATATCGGACGCGGCGGCATGCTGACCAAGATCCTGGCCGCCAAGCGCGCCATGCGCAGCGGCGCCCACACCATCATCGCCTCCGGGCGCGAGCGGGATGTGCTGGTGCGCCTCGCCCAGGGCGAGGCCATCGGCACCCAGCTTATCGCACAGACCATGCCGATCGCCGCGCGCAAGCAATGGCTGGCCGATCACCTGCAGGTGCGCGGCAGGGTCATGCTGGACGAAGGCGCCACAAAAGCATTGTGTCTGGAAGGAAAAAGTCTACTACCCATCGGCGTATGTGAGGTAAGCGGGGATTTCGAACGTGGTGAAGTAGTGACCTGCATCGACCGGGACGGACGGGAAATTGCGCGCGGACTGATCAATTACGCAGCGGGAGAAGCCCGGAAAATCATGCGCCACGCCAGTGTCGAGATCGAACCTATTCTAGGTTACGTGGACGAACCCGAACTCATCCACCGTGACAATCTAGTCCTGCTTTAG
- the cgtA gene encoding Obg family GTPase CgtA — MKFIDEAKIHVKAGDGGNGAASFRREKYIPRGGPDGGDGGRGASIYAVADRNINTLIDYRFARMHRAQRGENGHGSDRYGKGGEDMVLRMPVGTVITDLTTGKIIADLAIDGEKTLIAKGGKGGLGNLHFKSSTNRAPRQCTPGEEGEELELGLELKVLADVGLLGMPNAGKSTFIRAVSAAKPKVADYPFTTLHPNLGVVRVDDERSFVIADIPGLIEGAAEGAGLGHQFLRHLARTRLLLHLVDMAPCDEAVSPVHDARAIVEELRKYDEGLYQKPRWLVLNKMDMVAEDERSEQLQQFLRDFGWEGRSFIISALTGEGCKTLTYAIMEYLEQNRAPAEIPEDNATVQPDPTVE, encoded by the coding sequence ATGAAATTTATAGACGAAGCAAAAATCCATGTCAAAGCCGGCGACGGCGGCAACGGCGCCGCCAGCTTCAGACGTGAAAAATACATCCCCAGAGGCGGCCCGGATGGCGGCGATGGTGGGCGCGGCGCCAGCATCTACGCGGTGGCGGATCGCAATATCAACACCCTGATCGATTATCGCTTTGCCCGCATGCATCGCGCCCAGCGCGGCGAGAATGGCCATGGCAGCGACCGCTACGGCAAGGGTGGCGAGGATATGGTGTTGCGCATGCCGGTCGGCACGGTCATCACCGACCTCACCACCGGCAAGATCATTGCCGACCTCGCCATCGACGGCGAGAAGACCCTGATCGCCAAAGGCGGCAAGGGTGGCCTCGGCAACCTGCATTTCAAATCCAGCACCAATCGCGCCCCGCGCCAGTGCACGCCAGGCGAGGAAGGCGAGGAACTTGAACTGGGACTGGAACTGAAGGTACTGGCGGATGTGGGCCTATTGGGCATGCCCAATGCCGGCAAATCGACTTTCATTCGCGCCGTTTCCGCCGCCAAGCCGAAAGTTGCGGATTACCCCTTCACCACGCTGCATCCCAACCTGGGCGTGGTCCGGGTCGACGACGAGCGCAGTTTCGTGATCGCGGACATTCCCGGCCTGATCGAAGGCGCCGCCGAAGGCGCCGGTCTGGGTCACCAGTTCCTGCGCCATCTGGCACGCACCCGCCTGTTGTTGCACCTGGTGGACATGGCGCCCTGCGACGAAGCCGTGAGCCCGGTGCATGACGCACGCGCCATCGTCGAGGAGTTGCGCAAATACGACGAGGGCCTGTACCAGAAACCGCGCTGGTTGGTGCTGAACAAGATGGACATGGTGGCCGAGGACGAGCGCTCCGAGCAATTGCAGCAGTTTTTGCGAGATTTTGGCTGGGAGGGCAGAAGCTTTATAATTTCCGCCCTGACAGGGGAAGGCTGCAAAACACTCACTTACGCCATCATGGAATACCTGGAACAGAATCGCGCGCCGGCAGAAATTCCGGAAGACAATGCAACTGTACAACCCGATCCCACCGTGGAATAG
- the rpmA gene encoding 50S ribosomal protein L27 — MAHKKAGGSSRNGRDSHSKRLGVKRFGGELVSGGSIIVRQRGTQMHPGDNVGIGKDHTLFAKIDGTVQFSVKGALQRTMVSIIPAA, encoded by the coding sequence ATGGCACATAAAAAAGCAGGCGGTAGTTCACGTAACGGCCGCGACTCGCATTCCAAACGTCTGGGCGTGAAGCGCTTCGGCGGCGAACTGGTTTCCGGCGGCAGCATCATCGTTCGCCAGCGCGGCACCCAGATGCACCCCGGCGACAACGTCGGCATTGGCAAGGACCACACGCTGTTCGCGAAGATCGACGGCACTGTGCAATTCTCCGTCAAAGGTGCACTGCAACGCACTATGGTCAGCATCATCCCGGCCGCCTGA
- the rplU gene encoding 50S ribosomal protein L21, with protein MYAVIKTGGKQYRVVPGEKLKIEQIPADIGSEIVLDEVLMIADDEAVTVGAPLVAGATVKATVMSQGRAKKVMIFKMRRRKHYRKTQGHRQNYTEIRIDLIAK; from the coding sequence ATGTATGCGGTCATAAAAACCGGTGGCAAGCAGTATCGCGTTGTCCCTGGCGAAAAACTTAAAATAGAACAGATACCGGCAGACATCGGCAGCGAAATCGTACTGGACGAAGTACTGATGATAGCGGACGACGAAGCGGTAACGGTAGGCGCCCCACTGGTGGCAGGCGCAACGGTGAAAGCCACGGTGATGAGCCAGGGGCGTGCCAAGAAGGTGATGATTTTCAAAATGCGTCGCCGCAAGCACTACCGCAAGACACAGGGTCATCGGCAGAACTACACCGAGATCCGTATCGATCTGATCGCCAAGTAA
- the ispB gene encoding octaprenyl diphosphate synthase has product MSIEAIRSCIEADMHAVDAVIRRRLHSEVALIGQVSEYIINSGGKRLRPALVLLSAGAFGFSGTHHHELAAVVEFIHTATLLHDDVVDESSLRRGKATANAMFGNAASVLVGDFLYSRAFQMMVGVNSLRVMEVLADATNIIAEGEVLQLLNCHDPDIDEARYLQVIHYKTAKLFEAASRLGAILGGASPQDEEAMAEYGMRLGTAFQLIDDVLDYSGEHQDTGKNVGDDLAEGKPTLPLIYAIKHGSADQAAVVRHAIEQGGLDELQPVMQAIRDTGALDYTKAQAKREADAACAAISHLPGSNYKDSLLQLADFAVARNH; this is encoded by the coding sequence GTGTCAATCGAAGCTATTCGCAGCTGCATCGAAGCGGACATGCATGCCGTCGATGCGGTCATTCGCCGGCGTCTCCACTCAGAAGTCGCTCTGATCGGTCAGGTCAGTGAATATATCATCAATAGTGGCGGCAAGCGCTTGCGCCCGGCATTGGTGTTGCTGTCCGCCGGGGCGTTTGGCTTTAGCGGTACGCATCACCACGAACTCGCAGCGGTGGTGGAATTCATCCATACCGCGACGCTGCTCCACGATGATGTGGTTGACGAATCCAGCCTGCGCCGCGGCAAGGCTACGGCCAATGCCATGTTCGGCAATGCTGCCAGTGTGCTGGTGGGAGATTTCCTCTATTCCCGTGCTTTCCAGATGATGGTGGGGGTGAACAGCTTGCGCGTGATGGAAGTGCTGGCCGATGCGACCAATATCATTGCCGAGGGCGAGGTTTTGCAACTGCTGAATTGCCACGATCCGGATATCGACGAAGCTCGCTACCTCCAGGTCATTCATTACAAAACCGCCAAGCTGTTCGAGGCCGCCAGCCGCCTGGGCGCGATTTTGGGTGGAGCGTCCCCGCAGGACGAAGAAGCGATGGCCGAGTACGGCATGCGTCTCGGGACTGCATTCCAGTTGATTGATGACGTATTGGACTATTCGGGCGAGCATCAGGATACGGGCAAGAACGTAGGTGACGATCTGGCCGAAGGCAAGCCGACACTCCCCTTGATTTATGCCATCAAACACGGCAGCGCAGATCAGGCGGCGGTGGTTCGGCATGCCATCGAGCAGGGCGGACTGGATGAGCTGCAGCCAGTCATGCAGGCGATTCGTGACACCGGTGCACTGGATTACACCAAGGCACAGGCAAAGCGGGAAGCGGATGCGGCCTGCGCGGCAATATCGCACCTGCCCGGTTCAAATTACAAGGATTCTTTGCTACAATTGGCCGACTTTGCGGTCGCGAGGAATCATTAA
- a CDS encoding sigma-54 interaction domain-containing protein yields MNHTPVQLQSLIDAQENPFVLIDINYRIVAANRAYCKRYGTDEAHVVGRTCHEISHHASVPCHLNGETCPHQQVFATGSGQQVLHTHYDHHNQPEHVRIQGHPILGLNGELYLGEAIYPFAPTTAMDCDEMRMIGKSATFLSCVENLTRVAESEASILLYGESGVGKELAAQYLHRRSNREGKAFIAVDCASIAESMFESELFGHERGAFTGCVGRKLGLFELADNGTLFLDEIGEIPLTMQAKLLRVLESGEYRRVGGTETLRADVRVVSATNRDLLEMVDQGRFRLDLYYRIAGIDVTLPALRERRSDIPALAKSMLSRMNGGRSCELNESAMTRLVTYDYPGNVRELRNILQKALALSDNGIITAKDIRFDANNQGVSAAQPELALAAAVAPKKKGASMAELEASHIARLLEQHDGHRRKVADILGISERTLYRKLIRYELRD; encoded by the coding sequence ATGAACCACACCCCAGTCCAACTTCAATCCCTTATTGACGCGCAGGAAAACCCCTTCGTGCTCATTGACATCAACTACCGCATCGTGGCCGCCAATCGCGCCTACTGCAAGCGCTATGGCACAGATGAAGCACATGTGGTTGGACGCACCTGCCATGAAATTTCCCACCACGCCTCGGTGCCCTGCCACCTCAACGGCGAGACCTGCCCACACCAGCAAGTATTCGCCACCGGCTCAGGCCAGCAAGTACTGCACACCCACTATGACCACCACAATCAACCAGAGCACGTACGCATCCAAGGGCACCCAATCCTGGGACTAAACGGCGAGCTTTATTTAGGAGAAGCGATTTACCCCTTCGCCCCGACCACAGCCATGGACTGCGACGAAATGCGCATGATCGGCAAATCGGCCACATTCCTGTCCTGCGTGGAAAATCTGACGCGCGTGGCCGAATCTGAAGCCTCCATTCTGCTATACGGCGAAAGCGGTGTCGGAAAGGAATTGGCGGCGCAATACCTTCATCGCCGCTCCAACCGGGAAGGGAAAGCCTTTATCGCAGTAGATTGCGCCTCCATCGCCGAATCGATGTTCGAAAGCGAACTCTTCGGTCATGAGCGCGGGGCATTCACCGGTTGTGTAGGACGGAAGCTGGGGCTATTCGAACTCGCAGACAACGGCACGCTATTCCTCGACGAGATCGGCGAAATCCCGCTCACGATGCAAGCCAAGCTGCTGCGCGTATTGGAGAGCGGCGAGTACCGCCGCGTGGGTGGCACCGAAACGCTGCGCGCCGACGTACGGGTCGTTAGCGCAACCAACCGGGACTTGCTGGAAATGGTGGACCAAGGCCGGTTTCGTCTCGACCTTTATTACCGAATTGCAGGCATTGACGTCACATTGCCCGCGCTGCGGGAGCGTCGCAGCGATATCCCTGCCCTGGCCAAGTCCATGCTGTCGCGCATGAATGGCGGGCGCAGCTGCGAACTCAACGAAAGTGCCATGACGCGGCTGGTAACCTATGATTACCCCGGCAATGTGCGCGAACTACGTAACATCCTGCAAAAAGCGCTGGCACTCAGCGACAACGGCATCATCACGGCAAAAGATATTCGCTTCGACGCCAATAACCAGGGAGTTAGCGCGGCGCAACCAGAACTTGCGCTAGCCGCCGCAGTTGCGCCAAAGAAAAAAGGCGCATCGATGGCAGAACTGGAAGCGAGCCACATCGCTCGCCTGCTCGAACAACACGACGGGCACCGGCGCAAAGTGGCTGATATTCTTGGGATCAGCGAACGAACTCTTTACAGAAAGTTGATTCGCTACGAATTGCGGGATTAG
- a CDS encoding NAD(P)/FAD-dependent oxidoreductase encodes MAHIVIMGAGIGGMPMAYEMREQLRSSDKLTVIGNGDSFQFTPSNPWVAVNWRTREDIQFPVAPYFERKNIGFISSPVKRVHPEKNQVELTDGQVIDYDFLVIATGPKLAFDEVEGLGPEKHTHSVCNVDHAVKAGEAWGKFVKEPGPIVVGAAQGASCYGPAYEFAFIMDTDLRRRRIRDKVPMTFVTAEPYIGHLGLGGVGDSKGLLESAMRDRHVKWITNAKVTKVEAGKMFVAEHDDMGNVKKEHELPFKYGMMLPAFKGVDAVFGIEGLTNPRGFILIDPYQRNPKFNNIYSVGVCVAIPPVEATPVPTGAPKTGYMIETMVTAAAHNIRAVLDGKEPYEKATWNAICLADFGDTGAAFVALPQIPPRNVNWFKEGKWVHLAKIAFEKYFIRKMKKGTTEPLYEKYVLGALGIKKLKDKS; translated from the coding sequence ATGGCACATATTGTAATCATGGGTGCAGGCATCGGCGGCATGCCGATGGCCTACGAAATGCGCGAGCAACTGAGGTCCTCGGACAAATTGACGGTAATTGGAAACGGCGACAGTTTTCAGTTTACGCCCTCCAACCCCTGGGTGGCCGTCAACTGGCGTACGCGGGAAGATATTCAGTTTCCGGTCGCGCCCTATTTCGAGCGCAAGAACATCGGCTTCATTTCATCTCCAGTAAAGCGCGTTCACCCCGAAAAAAATCAGGTGGAACTGACTGACGGGCAGGTTATCGATTACGATTTTCTGGTTATTGCTACCGGGCCGAAGCTGGCGTTCGATGAGGTAGAAGGACTGGGGCCGGAAAAGCATACCCATTCAGTATGCAATGTGGACCATGCGGTAAAGGCTGGTGAAGCCTGGGGCAAGTTCGTCAAAGAGCCAGGTCCGATCGTGGTGGGTGCGGCTCAGGGCGCTTCCTGCTATGGCCCGGCTTACGAGTTCGCCTTCATCATGGATACCGACCTGCGCCGTCGTCGTATCCGCGACAAAGTTCCGATGACCTTCGTTACTGCCGAGCCGTATATCGGCCATCTCGGCTTGGGCGGAGTGGGTGATTCCAAGGGCTTGTTGGAATCGGCCATGCGCGATCGTCACGTCAAGTGGATTACCAATGCCAAGGTTACCAAGGTCGAGGCCGGCAAAATGTTTGTGGCCGAGCATGACGATATGGGTAACGTAAAGAAGGAACACGAACTGCCGTTCAAGTACGGCATGATGTTGCCGGCATTCAAAGGCGTCGATGCCGTATTCGGTATCGAGGGGCTGACCAACCCGCGCGGCTTTATCCTGATCGACCCTTACCAGCGCAACCCGAAATTCAACAATATCTATTCGGTAGGCGTATGTGTTGCGATTCCACCGGTCGAAGCAACACCGGTTCCGACTGGTGCGCCCAAGACCGGTTACATGATCGAAACCATGGTGACAGCCGCAGCGCACAACATCCGTGCCGTGCTGGACGGCAAGGAGCCGTATGAAAAGGCAACCTGGAACGCGATCTGCTTGGCTGATTTCGGTGATACCGGCGCGGCGTTCGTTGCCCTGCCGCAGATTCCGCCGCGCAACGTGAACTGGTTCAAGGAAGGCAAGTGGGTGCACCTGGCCAAGATCGCCTTTGAGAAATACTTCATCCGCAAGATGAAGAAGGGTACGACCGAGCCCTTGTATGAAAAATACGTGCTTGGTGCCCTTGGTATCAAGAAGCTTAAAGATAAGTCCTGA
- a CDS encoding rhodanese-like domain-containing protein, with protein sequence MTIKNKLVASTVLLASALLPSLSFALDVNITADMPLVEVMHKGQKVAIQRNQNQDNNVNPAFAKTSRKCPPFCIQPGELAPGVETIGELEMLHYLKKMSSGDASIMVIDSRTPDWVAKGTIPGAVNIPWDKLNIGKSDPITVQEILEKQLGAKQSEGFWNFESAKTLVMFCNGSWCGQSPTNIKGLLKIGYPANKIKWYRGGMQDWELLGLTTVKP encoded by the coding sequence ATGACTATAAAAAATAAATTAGTAGCTTCTACCGTTTTGCTGGCTAGCGCCCTGTTGCCAAGTCTGTCTTTCGCGCTCGACGTGAACATCACAGCAGACATGCCGTTGGTTGAGGTCATGCACAAGGGGCAGAAGGTTGCCATTCAGCGCAACCAGAATCAGGATAACAACGTAAATCCGGCGTTTGCCAAGACTTCGCGCAAGTGTCCTCCGTTCTGCATTCAACCGGGAGAACTGGCGCCGGGCGTGGAAACCATCGGCGAACTGGAGATGTTGCATTACCTGAAGAAGATGAGCAGTGGTGATGCCAGCATCATGGTGATCGATTCGCGCACACCTGACTGGGTGGCAAAGGGCACGATCCCCGGCGCGGTGAACATCCCTTGGGACAAGCTCAATATCGGCAAGTCAGACCCCATTACGGTGCAGGAAATCCTCGAAAAGCAGTTGGGCGCCAAGCAGTCTGAAGGCTTCTGGAATTTCGAAAGCGCCAAGACCCTGGTGATGTTCTGCAACGGCTCCTGGTGCGGTCAGTCGCCCACCAATATCAAAGGGCTGCTCAAGATCGGCTACCCCGCCAACAAAATCAAGTGGTACCGCGGGGGGATGCAGGACTGGGAATTGCTCGGCCTGACGACGGTCAAGCCGTAA
- a CDS encoding rhodanese-like domain-containing protein, whose amino-acid sequence MKKDLLKLSGLVLALFATVGMSGCASTGGNAAAAAKPLEVGIAADIQSVDVMHGGQVVTIQRNQNQDNNINPAFGKTSRKCPPFCIQPGELAPGVKTIGELEMLHYLQKVSAGDKTVMVIDSRTPDWVEKGTIPGAVSIPWDKLNIGKSDPITVQEILEKQLGAKQQDGFWDFSGAKTLVMFCNGHWCAQSPTNIKGLLKIGYPAHKLVWYRGGMQEWEALGLTTVKPAK is encoded by the coding sequence ATGAAGAAAGATCTGCTCAAGCTTTCCGGTCTTGTGCTGGCGCTGTTTGCTACGGTTGGCATGTCTGGTTGCGCTTCCACCGGCGGCAATGCCGCTGCTGCAGCCAAACCCTTGGAGGTTGGCATTGCTGCGGATATCCAGTCTGTGGATGTTATGCATGGCGGCCAGGTGGTAACCATTCAGCGTAACCAGAATCAGGATAACAACATCAACCCTGCTTTCGGCAAAACCTCGCGCAAGTGTCCGCCATTCTGTATTCAGCCTGGTGAACTGGCTCCCGGCGTGAAGACCATCGGCGAATTGGAAATGCTGCATTACCTGCAAAAGGTGAGCGCTGGTGACAAGACCGTGATGGTGATCGATTCCCGTACTCCGGATTGGGTCGAGAAAGGCACGATCCCCGGCGCGGTGAGCATTCCCTGGGACAAGCTCAATATTGGCAAATCCGACCCGATCACGGTGCAGGAAATCCTTGAGAAGCAGCTGGGTGCGAAGCAACAGGACGGCTTCTGGGACTTCTCCGGCGCCAAGACGCTGGTGATGTTCTGCAACGGTCACTGGTGCGCCCAGTCCCCGACCAATATCAAGGGGCTGCTCAAAATCGGTTACCCTGCCCATAAATTGGTCTGGTATCGCGGTGGCATGCAGGAGTGGGAAGCCTTGGGGCTGACCACGGTCAAGCCCGCAAAGTAA
- a CDS encoding phosphate/phosphite/phosphonate ABC transporter substrate-binding protein, translating into MMKFLTAMLLMLLVIPAGAAERLLLGVNTGVPAQDDQRDISDKYKPLANYLGTMLKRPVKLEVSQNLSASERRLKKDAFDVFLGPPQVIAQAMKGSGYVPIARYPGKLKAAFVVMDTSNIKNLSDAKGRRLGLPDKESLASNLALAKLRFSRMTPETHFAEIFHQRFQDATLNALLIGRVDVAAVTAGFAKKWVGEHPGARVIEESYEVPHFAFAVSEDMSEADAMQIRQVLLDAPNTVEGRAMLGKMGHKDGFIPTSKDDYSPLIRLFGL; encoded by the coding sequence ATGATGAAATTCCTGACGGCAATGCTGCTCATGCTGTTGGTAATTCCGGCTGGTGCTGCGGAGCGACTGCTGCTCGGCGTCAATACCGGCGTTCCGGCCCAGGATGATCAGCGGGATATAAGCGATAAGTACAAACCGTTGGCCAATTATCTGGGCACGATGCTGAAACGCCCGGTCAAGCTCGAGGTGAGCCAGAATCTGTCGGCCTCCGAGCGACGCCTGAAAAAGGATGCATTCGATGTCTTTCTCGGTCCGCCCCAAGTTATAGCACAGGCCATGAAGGGTTCCGGATATGTGCCGATCGCCCGATATCCGGGTAAGCTCAAAGCGGCATTCGTGGTGATGGATACAAGTAATATCAAAAACCTGTCAGATGCAAAAGGCAGGCGATTGGGACTGCCGGACAAGGAAAGCCTTGCGTCCAATCTGGCACTGGCAAAACTGCGTTTTTCCAGAATGACACCGGAAACTCATTTCGCGGAAATTTTCCACCAGCGCTTCCAGGATGCGACTCTGAACGCGTTGCTGATTGGCCGTGTCGATGTGGCGGCGGTGACCGCCGGTTTTGCCAAGAAGTGGGTGGGAGAGCATCCGGGGGCGCGTGTAATCGAGGAAAGCTATGAAGTCCCACATTTCGCTTTTGCGGTCAGCGAAGACATGAGCGAGGCTGATGCCATGCAGATCCGGCAGGTCTTGCTGGATGCGCCTAATACCGTCGAAGGCCGAGCTATGCTGGGGAAGATGGGGCACAAGGATGGCTTCATTCCCACCAGCAAGGATGATTATTCGCCTCTGATACGGTTGTTCGGTTTATAG